One window of the Candidatus Baltobacteraceae bacterium genome contains the following:
- a CDS encoding enoyl-CoA hydratase-related protein, with translation MSETIFEHILVDKDGAIGIITLNRPDVLNALNGKLLAELSFALLELERNADVRAIVVTGTGEKAFAAGADIGELNALSSATAGADQARLGQSITRQIERSRTPVIMAVNGFALGGGCELAMSGDIRIASESAKFGQPEVNLGIMPGYGGSQRTTRLAGKGMAMYLCLTGEMIDAREALRVGLVERVVPPGDLINEAKRIGNAIAAKAPLAIAACKRAINGGAHLAIDDALELEALEFGTLIDTQDAKEGTGAFLEKRKPVWKGV, from the coding sequence ATGAGTGAGACGATCTTCGAGCACATTCTGGTCGACAAAGACGGCGCCATCGGTATCATTACGCTCAACCGGCCGGACGTGCTCAACGCACTCAACGGTAAACTCTTGGCTGAACTTTCGTTTGCCTTGCTCGAACTCGAGCGCAACGCCGACGTGCGCGCGATCGTGGTTACCGGCACGGGGGAGAAGGCGTTCGCGGCCGGCGCCGACATCGGCGAGTTGAACGCGCTGTCGAGCGCGACCGCCGGCGCCGATCAGGCGCGCTTGGGCCAATCGATCACGCGTCAGATCGAGCGCTCGCGCACGCCGGTAATCATGGCGGTGAACGGCTTCGCGCTCGGCGGCGGGTGCGAACTGGCGATGTCGGGCGACATCCGGATCGCGAGCGAAAGCGCGAAGTTCGGCCAGCCCGAGGTCAATTTGGGTATCATGCCGGGCTACGGCGGCTCCCAGCGGACGACCCGGCTCGCCGGCAAGGGCATGGCGATGTATCTGTGCCTCACCGGCGAGATGATCGACGCGCGCGAGGCGCTGCGCGTTGGGTTGGTCGAGAGGGTTGTCCCGCCGGGCGACCTGATCAATGAAGCCAAGCGTATCGGCAACGCGATCGCCGCCAAGGCGCCGCTCGCGATCGCGGCGTGCAAACGCGCGATCAACGGCGGCGCACATCTCGCGATCGACGACGCGCTCGAGCTCGAGGCGCTCGAGTTCGGGACGCTGATCGACACCCAGGACGCCAAAGAAGGCACCGGCGCGTTCCTCGAAAAGCGCAAACCGGTCTGGAAGGGCGTGTAA
- a CDS encoding DUF1203 domain-containing protein, whose protein sequence is MIPVVRDLAAPYPRGMLYLPISDEVAHEARTSLRDRFGHTLRIERNQAPCRSCLRISKESEDLILLSYQPLEDRNPYAEIGPIFIHAHACRPHDARQFPRDFADRELVVRAYDREGRIADAAIAAPGTLETIAAAFLTDQHIAELHVRHRSYTCFDFKVVRA, encoded by the coding sequence ATGATTCCGGTGGTCCGCGACCTTGCGGCGCCCTATCCTCGAGGCATGCTCTATCTGCCCATTTCCGACGAGGTTGCGCACGAAGCACGAACGAGCTTGCGCGATCGTTTCGGTCACACGCTCCGGATCGAACGGAACCAAGCTCCGTGCCGTTCGTGTCTACGCATTTCGAAGGAATCCGAAGATTTGATCTTGCTCTCGTACCAGCCGCTGGAGGACCGCAACCCGTACGCGGAGATCGGACCCATCTTCATTCACGCGCACGCATGCAGGCCGCACGACGCGCGGCAGTTTCCGCGCGATTTCGCCGATCGCGAACTGGTGGTTCGCGCTTATGATCGCGAAGGCCGCATCGCCGACGCCGCAATCGCTGCGCCCGGTACGCTCGAAACCATCGCGGCCGCCTTCCTCACCGACCAGCACATCGCCGAGCTGCACGTACGCCATCGGAGTTACACCTGCTTCGATTTCAAGGTAGTACGCGCATGA
- a CDS encoding 3-hydroxybutyryl-CoA dehydrogenase: protein MSEIRSVGVCGAGLMGSGIAQTCAAAGFSVVMMEVADEPLRRGVAGITKSLDKFVEKGKLPQSERDAALARIKPTTKVDDMAGCDLIVEAIVENVEVKAKLFAQLDALLEPQAIICTNTSSLCVIELAAKTKRPNRFAGLHFFNPVPIMKLVEVVKSIATAQEVVDTLFTFAKKLGKEPILAQDTPGFVVNRLLIPYLLYAIRCYEDGVASKEDIDAGMKLGCGYPMGPFELLDFVGLDTTYYIAQIMFDEFKDPAMAAPPLLKRMVLAGRFGRKTGKGFYDYE from the coding sequence GTGTCTGAAATTCGCAGCGTCGGCGTCTGCGGGGCCGGCTTGATGGGCAGCGGCATCGCGCAAACCTGCGCGGCGGCGGGATTCAGCGTGGTGATGATGGAGGTGGCAGACGAGCCTCTTCGCCGCGGCGTCGCCGGCATCACCAAATCGCTCGATAAATTCGTGGAAAAGGGCAAATTACCGCAAAGCGAGCGCGACGCCGCGCTTGCCCGGATCAAGCCGACAACCAAGGTCGACGACATGGCCGGCTGCGATTTGATCGTGGAGGCGATCGTCGAGAACGTCGAGGTAAAGGCCAAGCTCTTCGCGCAACTCGACGCGCTGCTCGAGCCCCAGGCTATCATCTGCACCAACACCTCGAGCCTGTGCGTGATCGAGCTGGCCGCCAAGACCAAGCGCCCGAATCGATTTGCCGGGCTGCATTTTTTCAATCCCGTTCCGATCATGAAGCTGGTCGAGGTGGTCAAGTCGATCGCAACCGCGCAAGAGGTCGTCGATACGCTCTTCACCTTTGCCAAGAAGCTTGGGAAAGAACCGATCCTCGCTCAAGACACGCCGGGCTTCGTCGTCAATCGCTTGTTGATTCCGTATCTGCTTTACGCCATCCGATGTTACGAAGACGGCGTTGCCAGCAAAGAGGATATCGATGCGGGCATGAAGCTCGGCTGCGGATATCCGATGGGGCCGTTCGAGTTGCTGGATTTCGTCGGACTCGATACGACGTACTACATCGCACAGATCATGTTCGACGAATTCAAAGATCCGGCGATGGCGGCGCCGCCGCTGCTCAAACGAATGGTGTTGGCCGGGCGCTTCGGCCGCAAGACCGGAAAGGGCTTCTACGATTATGAGTGA
- a CDS encoding TlpA disulfide reductase family protein translates to MAWKIFFAPRALSLAKAYPAPRIAYPKLGGGTFRISDERGHVTFLDFYASWCEPCRLEAPLIQQYARAHPKVAIVPIDVGEPAGVAAKFAQRFHIAHVVLDPTSSSQGFFQIEGFPTIVVIDPQGRIRATWAGFNPAIELAMAHAVRTLQ, encoded by the coding sequence GTGGCGTGGAAGATCTTCTTCGCGCCGCGCGCGCTCAGTCTCGCCAAGGCCTACCCCGCGCCGCGCATCGCCTACCCGAAACTCGGCGGGGGGACTTTTCGCATCAGCGACGAGCGCGGGCACGTGACGTTTTTGGATTTCTACGCCTCATGGTGCGAGCCGTGCCGGCTCGAGGCGCCGCTGATCCAACAGTATGCACGGGCGCATCCGAAGGTCGCGATCGTGCCGATCGACGTCGGCGAGCCGGCCGGCGTGGCCGCTAAATTCGCGCAACGCTTTCATATCGCGCACGTCGTGCTCGATCCCACCTCGAGTTCGCAGGGCTTTTTTCAGATCGAAGGTTTTCCTACGATCGTCGTGATCGATCCGCAAGGACGCATCCGCGCCACCTGGGCCGGCTTCAACCCGGCGATCGAACTCGCGATGGCGCACGCGGTGCGGACGCTGCAATGA
- a CDS encoding aminotransferase class V-fold PLP-dependent enzyme: MTPLPRSQFDVTQRYIYLNHAATGILPRRTHEALSAFLEAQACEGVVGTARYEMKMPAYREHVGRFIGASGAEIGILRNTSDGANVIAQGLDWRRGDRVVLCDNEFPANAIPWLALRRHGVEIDLIDTARERMTPDVLRETMTGRTRVVTVSWVSFADGYRHDLAGLATVAHERGAILCVDAIQGLGAFPLDVGALDIDVLFAGGQKWLLALQGVSFVYIRANLLDRLATGSPGWRSVADIWDFLNYDQPLSRDARRFEGGTPNFAGALSLDRSIGVIEEAGTDAIGAHVLALTDHLVEGLRACGANLRSLRGPGISSGIVTFTLPGVDPVALGRALQSEGIVTTWRPSGIRVSPHGYNTHDEIDTVLRLVPERARALPA, encoded by the coding sequence GTGACACCCCTCCCCCGCTCGCAGTTCGACGTAACGCAGCGCTACATCTATCTGAACCATGCCGCGACCGGCATCTTGCCGCGACGAACGCATGAGGCGTTGTCGGCATTTCTGGAGGCTCAAGCCTGCGAAGGCGTCGTGGGAACCGCGCGGTACGAGATGAAGATGCCCGCGTACCGCGAGCACGTCGGCCGTTTCATCGGAGCGAGCGGCGCGGAGATCGGCATTCTCCGCAACACGAGCGACGGCGCCAACGTCATCGCACAGGGGCTGGACTGGCGCCGCGGCGACCGCGTCGTGCTCTGCGACAACGAATTTCCGGCGAATGCGATTCCTTGGCTCGCGCTGCGCCGGCATGGCGTCGAGATCGATCTCATCGATACCGCGCGCGAGCGCATGACGCCCGACGTATTACGCGAAACGATGACCGGGCGAACGCGGGTCGTGACGGTTTCGTGGGTTTCTTTTGCCGACGGGTATCGCCACGATCTGGCGGGCCTCGCGACGGTTGCGCACGAACGCGGCGCGATTTTGTGCGTCGACGCCATTCAAGGCCTTGGCGCCTTTCCGCTCGATGTGGGCGCGCTCGATATCGACGTGCTCTTCGCGGGCGGCCAAAAGTGGCTGCTTGCGCTCCAAGGCGTGAGCTTCGTGTACATACGCGCGAACCTGCTCGATCGCTTGGCGACCGGATCGCCCGGCTGGCGCTCGGTGGCCGACATCTGGGATTTCCTGAATTACGATCAGCCGCTCAGCCGGGACGCGCGCCGCTTTGAGGGCGGCACGCCGAACTTCGCCGGCGCGCTTTCGCTCGACCGGTCGATCGGCGTGATCGAAGAGGCGGGAACCGATGCAATCGGCGCCCACGTCCTCGCGCTTACCGACCACCTGGTGGAGGGTCTGCGCGCGTGCGGCGCCAACCTCCGCTCGCTGCGAGGACCCGGTATCTCCTCCGGCATCGTGACGTTTACGCTTCCGGGCGTCGACCCCGTCGCGCTCGGACGCGCGTTGCAGTCGGAAGGCATTGTAACCACCTGGCGGCCCAGCGGAATCCGCGTCTCGCCGCACGGGTACAACACGCACGACGAAATCGATACCGTACTGCGACTCGTGCCCGAACGCGCCCGAGCGCTCCCAGCATAG
- a CDS encoding MoaD/ThiS family protein yields the protein MTVRVRAFARMRELLDEGAFDLQLPEGATVVDAWEALRARNRKIDALASSTRIARNGRVVALMSERLADGDEIALLPPVGGG from the coding sequence ATGACGGTTCGAGTGCGTGCGTTCGCGCGGATGCGCGAGTTACTCGACGAGGGAGCGTTTGATTTGCAGCTGCCCGAAGGTGCTACGGTGGTTGACGCGTGGGAAGCGCTGCGCGCCCGCAACCGCAAGATCGACGCGCTCGCCTCGAGCACCCGCATCGCGCGCAACGGCCGCGTCGTCGCATTGATGAGCGAGCGCCTCGCTGACGGTGACGAGATCGCGCTTCTCCCTCCGGTTGGCGGCGGATAA
- a CDS encoding carboxypeptidase-like regulatory domain-containing protein — MKRLLGLLLMLGVTALPALAANGGVSGKVVDANGHPVAGVHVAIFALPLKRTNLAIATLTTDRHGSFTDLALEPGPYVVSSIVSRERSGCELGRVFDGAVTRMTLHLGSKPTCTGPRFHTAIVNPALTADENVIR, encoded by the coding sequence ATGAAACGACTACTCGGACTCCTCCTCATGCTCGGCGTGACCGCTCTCCCGGCGCTTGCCGCTAACGGCGGCGTGAGCGGAAAGGTCGTCGATGCGAACGGGCACCCCGTTGCGGGCGTGCATGTCGCAATTTTTGCGCTTCCGTTGAAGCGGACCAACCTCGCGATCGCGACCTTGACGACCGATCGCCACGGATCGTTTACCGATCTCGCGCTCGAACCGGGACCCTACGTGGTTTCGAGCATCGTCTCGCGCGAGCGCTCGGGCTGCGAGCTTGGCCGCGTCTTCGATGGAGCCGTCACCCGCATGACGCTTCACCTCGGGTCGAAGCCGACGTGCACCGGTCCGCGCTTTCACACCGCCATCGTCAATCCGGCGCTTACGGCCGACGAGAACGTGATCCGCTAG
- a CDS encoding acetyl-CoA C-acyltransferase: MTTTPNDSDIVIIAGARTPFGNLGGVLADLTATDLGVAAAQAAIGRSGVPTERIDEVVFGNVIQSSVDAAYLARHIGLRAGVPVGVPALTLNRLCGSGLEAILSAARSLRLGEATYALAGGTENMSQAPHVVRGARKGFAFGASVQFEDSLWSALTDTYIPAPMAVTAENLAKKYGIEREECDEFALASQTNALEAQSNGYFANEITPVSVPGPKGTQSVIEKDEGPRAGLSMERLGKLPARFVKDGVVTPGNASGITDGAAAVVLSTVKQAKADGLSWIGRLTGASVVGVDPATMGLGPAVAIPKALQRAGIAEKDLGVMEINEAFAPQVLACLREMGTNGVRLNPHGGAISLGHPLGASGARIALTALNDLRARGGGYGVAAACIGGGQGIAAVLLVE; the protein is encoded by the coding sequence ATGACCACCACACCCAACGACTCCGACATCGTCATCATCGCCGGTGCCCGCACGCCCTTCGGGAACCTGGGCGGAGTGCTGGCGGATCTGACCGCCACCGACCTCGGCGTCGCCGCCGCGCAGGCTGCTATCGGACGCAGCGGCGTACCCACGGAGCGAATCGACGAGGTCGTTTTCGGCAACGTCATCCAATCGAGCGTCGATGCCGCCTATCTCGCGCGCCACATCGGTTTGCGCGCCGGCGTTCCGGTCGGCGTTCCGGCGCTTACCCTCAACCGGCTGTGCGGTTCGGGTTTGGAGGCGATCCTCTCCGCCGCGCGCTCGCTCCGCCTCGGCGAAGCGACCTATGCGCTCGCGGGCGGCACCGAAAATATGAGCCAGGCGCCCCACGTCGTGCGCGGCGCGCGCAAGGGCTTCGCGTTCGGCGCCAGCGTGCAGTTCGAAGACTCGCTCTGGAGCGCGCTGACCGACACGTATATTCCGGCGCCGATGGCCGTTACCGCGGAGAACCTCGCGAAGAAGTACGGAATCGAGCGCGAGGAGTGCGACGAATTCGCATTGGCCAGTCAAACGAACGCGTTGGAGGCGCAGTCGAACGGCTACTTCGCGAACGAGATTACGCCGGTGAGCGTGCCGGGACCGAAAGGCACCCAGAGCGTCATTGAAAAGGACGAGGGCCCGCGCGCGGGACTCTCGATGGAGCGGCTCGGGAAACTGCCGGCACGCTTCGTCAAAGACGGCGTGGTCACGCCCGGCAACGCGAGCGGCATCACCGACGGCGCCGCGGCCGTCGTACTCAGCACGGTGAAGCAAGCCAAGGCCGACGGGCTTTCGTGGATCGGGCGCCTGACCGGGGCGAGCGTGGTCGGCGTCGATCCCGCAACGATGGGGCTGGGACCGGCCGTCGCGATTCCCAAAGCGCTGCAGCGCGCCGGCATCGCCGAGAAAGATCTCGGCGTGATGGAAATCAACGAGGCCTTCGCACCGCAAGTGCTCGCCTGTCTGCGCGAGATGGGCACCAATGGCGTACGTCTGAATCCGCACGGCGGTGCGATCTCGCTCGGTCATCCGCTCGGCGCGTCGGGCGCGCGCATCGCGCTCACGGCGCTCAACGATCTGCGCGCACGCGGCGGCGGCTACGGCGTCGCGGCGGCGTGCATCGGCGGAGGACAGGGCATCGCGGCGGTTCTTCTCGTCGAATAA
- a CDS encoding methylated-DNA--[protein]-cysteine S-methyltransferase, protein MNVGPIYAVITTGIYCRRGCPSRTPLAQNVRSFENAQSAREAGFRPCRRCRPDEQPALDERILHACRLLDSADEPLTLARLAQAVGLSPAHLQRTFTKVIGLSPRRYARLRREERLRRLIHAAPSITAAIYDAGYGSSTTAYDRVPARLGMTPSTLRDRGRGETIHYAIVDSTLGRVLVASTERGICRVDIGERDDELIARLSEAFASARLERTEDALESATSRIVAYLANERPWPLLPIDVRGTAFQTRVWEALRTLTPGNTIQYAELARAIGSKSAARAVARACAANPVALLIPCHRVVPARGGVGGYRWKPERKRALLELERASGSRSRRP, encoded by the coding sequence ATGAACGTGGGGCCAATCTATGCCGTGATCACTACCGGAATCTATTGCCGCAGGGGTTGCCCGAGCCGAACGCCGCTTGCGCAGAACGTGCGCTCCTTCGAGAACGCGCAATCGGCGCGCGAGGCGGGCTTCCGGCCGTGCCGACGGTGTCGCCCCGACGAACAACCCGCGCTCGACGAACGGATTTTGCACGCGTGCCGTCTACTCGATTCCGCCGACGAACCGCTCACGCTCGCGCGGCTCGCGCAAGCCGTCGGATTGAGTCCCGCGCATCTGCAGCGAACGTTTACGAAGGTGATCGGCCTCTCGCCGCGGCGCTACGCGCGCTTGCGTCGCGAAGAGCGGTTACGCCGGCTGATCCATGCCGCGCCCTCGATCACTGCCGCGATTTATGATGCCGGCTACGGTTCCTCGACGACGGCCTATGATCGCGTGCCCGCGCGCTTGGGCATGACGCCCTCAACCCTACGCGATCGCGGCCGCGGCGAAACGATTCACTACGCAATCGTCGACTCGACGCTCGGACGCGTGCTTGTCGCCTCGACGGAGCGCGGAATCTGCCGGGTCGACATCGGCGAGCGCGACGACGAGTTGATCGCTCGCCTGAGCGAGGCATTCGCATCGGCACGGCTCGAGCGCACGGAAGACGCCCTCGAGAGCGCGACCTCGCGGATCGTCGCGTATCTCGCGAACGAGCGCCCGTGGCCGCTGCTTCCGATCGACGTTCGTGGAACGGCGTTCCAAACGCGCGTGTGGGAAGCGCTTCGCACCCTCACCCCCGGCAACACGATCCAATACGCGGAGCTCGCGCGCGCGATTGGATCCAAATCGGCAGCGCGAGCCGTAGCTCGCGCGTGCGCCGCGAATCCGGTCGCGCTGCTCATTCCATGTCATCGCGTCGTACCTGCCCGAGGCGGCGTCGGCGGCTACCGGTGGAAGCCGGAACGCAAGCGCGCGCTGCTCGAGCTCGAGCGCGCTAGCGGATCACGTTCTCGTCGGCCGTAA
- the phoU gene encoding phosphate signaling complex protein PhoU, with protein sequence MRTAYHEALEASRLDVVRLGALCGDAIRVAVESLERRDATAGARVVAGDDAIDDLRRRIESHCIELIWRQQPVAGELREIAAMLEIATDLERVGDYAVDIAKNAIKLADQSLRPTRVEVDRIAGVAHGMLLDAMRAYTERDANLASEVIDRDDEVDKLYKRSIKLLQEEMQQDPELVRSGTRYLFVLASLERVGDRAGNIAWHTKDMIGPQ encoded by the coding sequence GTGCGGACCGCCTATCACGAGGCACTCGAGGCGAGTCGACTCGACGTCGTTCGCTTGGGTGCGCTCTGCGGCGACGCCATTCGTGTTGCCGTCGAATCGCTCGAACGGCGCGACGCGACCGCGGGTGCGCGCGTCGTGGCGGGCGATGACGCGATCGACGATTTGCGACGCCGAATCGAATCGCACTGCATCGAACTGATCTGGCGCCAGCAGCCCGTCGCCGGCGAACTGCGCGAGATCGCGGCAATGCTCGAAATCGCAACCGACCTCGAGCGGGTCGGCGACTACGCGGTCGACATCGCCAAGAACGCGATCAAGCTCGCCGACCAGTCGCTGCGTCCCACGCGGGTCGAGGTCGATCGCATCGCGGGCGTGGCGCACGGGATGCTGCTCGACGCGATGCGCGCCTACACCGAACGCGATGCGAACTTGGCGAGCGAAGTCATCGACCGCGACGACGAGGTCGATAAGCTCTACAAACGCAGCATCAAGCTTTTGCAAGAAGAAATGCAGCAGGATCCGGAACTCGTACGATCCGGCACGCGCTATCTCTTCGTTTTGGCCTCGCTTGAACGCGTAGGCGATCGCGCCGGCAACATCGCCTGGCACACGAAGGACATGATCGGCCCGCAGTGA
- the rsmD gene encoding 16S rRNA (guanine(966)-N(2))-methyltransferase RsmD encodes MSPKITGGELGSRKLRSPKGMNVRPTPGRVKESLFSILMHRIDGANVLDLFAGTGAIGFEAASRGAARVVSVEGHRETAQAIEEAARTLEVDDRVSVVAAPVERALYRIEGPFDIVYLDPPYAGDVPLQIFRLLLERSLLAPDAVVVYEHAAKRILPDIPGYRSTREEVYGDVALAFLSPQHANA; translated from the coding sequence TTGAGTCCAAAGATCACCGGCGGCGAACTCGGGAGCCGAAAGCTGCGCTCTCCCAAAGGAATGAACGTTCGCCCGACGCCCGGTCGCGTCAAAGAGTCGCTCTTTTCGATCCTGATGCATCGGATCGACGGTGCGAACGTGCTCGACCTCTTTGCCGGAACCGGCGCGATCGGCTTTGAGGCCGCGTCGCGCGGCGCTGCGCGCGTGGTCAGCGTGGAAGGCCACCGCGAGACCGCGCAAGCGATCGAGGAAGCGGCGCGAACGCTCGAGGTCGACGATCGCGTGAGCGTCGTCGCCGCGCCGGTCGAACGCGCGCTCTACCGTATCGAAGGGCCGTTCGACATCGTCTACCTCGATCCACCCTACGCGGGCGACGTGCCGCTGCAGATCTTCCGGCTGCTACTCGAGCGCTCGCTGCTCGCACCCGATGCGGTCGTCGTCTACGAACATGCCGCGAAACGAATTCTTCCGGACATACCGGGGTATCGCTCGACGCGCGAAGAAGTATACGGCGATGTCGCTTTGGCATTTCTTTCGCCCCAGCACGCGAACGCGTAA
- a CDS encoding DUF2249 domain-containing protein: MNRSAAITLDARSLPPATKTEQILDAFDRLAMGGALEINEESDPRALRNEMTQLRSGRFSWDARNLGSNRWTIRLERIDEHADGETFLAHVPQFTQAKASTVKELANQMSERSYKSGDTIFDEGEIWPYLGIVRSGKVIYTLLSPDGKTHTIGERLTHDTLNESGTFDGGGATTRAEALTDATVVTLPSEAVMHAIRNDAELALGFLIASSQARRRSIDTIADLAFAHVLQRVAKFLLGYARTSVGMTRGLPGVESLSQAQIAAAAGTVRDMAARALLRLKNAHAVELDRGRVRAIDRARLEAFAHNVQAPPV; the protein is encoded by the coding sequence ATGAATCGGTCCGCCGCGATCACGCTGGATGCCCGGTCGCTCCCGCCTGCGACGAAGACCGAGCAGATCCTCGATGCATTCGATCGCCTTGCGATGGGCGGGGCACTCGAGATCAACGAAGAGAGCGACCCGCGCGCGCTCCGCAACGAGATGACGCAGCTGCGCTCGGGCCGGTTTTCGTGGGATGCGCGCAATCTGGGCAGCAACCGGTGGACGATTCGGCTCGAACGCATCGACGAGCACGCCGACGGCGAGACATTTCTCGCTCACGTGCCGCAATTCACTCAAGCCAAGGCCAGCACGGTGAAAGAGCTGGCCAATCAGATGAGCGAGCGCAGCTATAAGTCGGGCGACACCATTTTCGACGAAGGCGAGATCTGGCCGTATCTCGGCATCGTCCGGAGCGGCAAAGTCATTTATACGTTGCTCTCTCCCGACGGCAAGACGCATACGATCGGCGAGCGCCTCACCCACGACACGCTCAACGAGAGCGGGACGTTCGACGGCGGCGGCGCAACCACACGCGCCGAGGCGTTGACCGACGCGACCGTGGTCACGCTCCCGAGTGAGGCGGTGATGCACGCGATCCGCAACGACGCCGAACTCGCCCTCGGATTCCTGATCGCAAGCTCGCAAGCGCGCCGCCGTTCGATCGACACGATCGCCGATCTGGCGTTCGCGCACGTCTTGCAGCGCGTCGCGAAGTTCTTATTGGGGTACGCGCGCACGTCGGTCGGCATGACCCGCGGCCTGCCCGGCGTCGAGAGCCTCTCGCAAGCCCAGATCGCCGCGGCGGCCGGAACCGTCCGCGACATGGCTGCGCGCGCGCTGTTGCGTTTGAAAAATGCGCACGCGGTTGAGCTCGACCGCGGACGGGTGCGCGCCATCGATCGCGCGCGCCTCGAAGCCTTCGCGCACAACGTCCAAGCGCCGCCGGTTTAA
- the coaD gene encoding pantetheine-phosphate adenylyltransferase yields MSPRATRAIYPGSFDPPTNGHLDVIERAAGAFGEVIVAVVVNPQKRDPMFTLGEREHMLRECIAHLPNVRVDHFRGLLADFVKAQGADVIVKGLRVVSDFETEMSTALMNRSLSNVDTLFLMSDARYSFVSSSLVKEVFFLGGDVAPFVPQPVLNVMSTKRSALKQA; encoded by the coding sequence TTGAGTCCGCGGGCCACGCGGGCAATCTACCCCGGATCGTTCGATCCACCAACGAACGGTCACCTCGACGTCATCGAACGCGCCGCCGGCGCCTTCGGTGAAGTCATCGTCGCCGTCGTCGTCAATCCACAAAAACGCGATCCGATGTTCACGCTCGGCGAACGCGAGCACATGCTCCGCGAATGCATCGCGCATCTGCCGAACGTCCGCGTCGACCATTTTCGCGGATTGCTGGCGGATTTCGTCAAAGCGCAAGGAGCCGACGTGATCGTCAAAGGACTTCGCGTCGTCTCGGACTTCGAAACCGAGATGTCGACCGCACTCATGAACCGGTCGCTCTCCAACGTCGATACGCTCTTTCTGATGTCGGATGCTCGGTATTCATTCGTCAGCTCGAGCCTCGTCAAAGAAGTCTTCTTTCTCGGCGGTGACGTCGCGCCGTTCGTGCCGCAACCGGTGCTGAACGTCATGTCGACGAAGCGGTCCGCTCTCAAACAAGCATAA
- a CDS encoding Cof-type HAD-IIB family hydrolase, whose product MVPPIQLIALDLDGTLLDSSETISQANREAIRGARERGVRVVLVTGRGSDAPLGFARELGLTDPVICAHGALTKDCPSGRERRHIAIPREYATALIEFAQTENLDAAVYTDERFHRLTGAPRYMDDMVSPAWVEVPNLIPLAERDSTFIRFFGRTAVDAITARFAGMPVHFKYETWGEFEELAITSEEATKERALAQLCRDLRVAPAGVLAIGDSRNDVPMLRWSGIGVAMGNALPEVIEAAPYVTASNDDDGVARAIERFVLDPPEREQRSA is encoded by the coding sequence ATGGTGCCACCTATCCAGCTCATCGCCCTCGATCTCGACGGTACACTCCTCGATTCTTCCGAAACGATCTCCCAGGCTAACCGCGAGGCCATACGGGGAGCGCGTGAGCGCGGTGTGCGGGTCGTCCTCGTTACGGGCCGAGGCAGCGACGCGCCGCTGGGCTTCGCACGGGAACTCGGGCTCACCGATCCCGTAATCTGCGCACACGGCGCGCTCACCAAGGATTGCCCGAGCGGCCGCGAGCGCCGGCACATCGCGATTCCGCGCGAGTACGCGACGGCGCTGATCGAGTTTGCGCAGACCGAAAACCTCGACGCGGCGGTCTACACCGACGAGCGCTTTCATCGCCTCACGGGCGCACCGCGCTACATGGACGACATGGTGTCGCCGGCGTGGGTCGAGGTGCCGAACCTGATCCCGCTCGCCGAACGCGACTCGACCTTCATCCGATTTTTCGGCCGCACCGCGGTCGATGCGATAACCGCGCGCTTTGCCGGTATGCCTGTCCACTTCAAATACGAAACGTGGGGCGAGTTCGAAGAGCTCGCGATTACCAGCGAAGAGGCGACGAAGGAACGCGCGCTCGCGCAGTTGTGCCGCGATCTGCGCGTCGCACCGGCGGGGGTGCTCGCAATCGGCGATTCGCGCAACGACGTGCCGATGCTGCGCTGGTCGGGGATCGGCGTCGCGATGGGCAACGCGTTGCCCGAGGTGATCGAAGCCGCGCCCTACGTCACCGCCAGCAACGACGACGACGGCGTGGCGCGCGCGATCGAACGGTTCGTGCTCGATCCGCCCGAACGGGAGCAGCGCAGCGCGTGA